One window of the Vigna radiata var. radiata cultivar VC1973A chromosome 1, Vradiata_ver6, whole genome shotgun sequence genome contains the following:
- the LOC106774378 gene encoding glucose-6-phosphate isomerase, cytosolic isoform X1: MASSTLICDTQPWKELEAHAVDVKETHLRDLLSDEERSRSMVVEFDGILLDYSRQLATLETREKLFKLAEVASLKEKINRMYNGEHINSTENRSVLHVALRAPRDSVIQSDGKNVVPDVWNVLDKIKEFSERIRSGSWVGATGKELKDVVAVGIGGSFLGPLFVHTALQTDPEAIESARGRQLRFLANVDPIDVARNITGLNPETTLVVIVSKTFTTAETMLNARTLREWISSALGPSAVAKHMVAVSTNRTLVEKFGIDPNNAFAFWDWVGGRYSVCSAVGVLPLSLQYGFSVIEKFLNGASSIDQHMYSEQFERNLPVLLGLLSVWNVSFLGYPARAILPYSQALEKFAPHIQQVSMESNGKGVSIDGVPLPFEAGEIDFGEPGTNGQHSFYQLIHQGRVIPCDFIGVVKSQQPVYLSGEVVSNHDELMSNFFAQPDALAYGKTSEQLQKENVPPHLVPHKTFSGNRPSLSLLLPSLNAYNIGQLLAIYEHRIAVEGFIWGINSFDQWGVELGKSLATQVRKQLNASRTLGKPVQGFNFSTTSMLTRYLQASADVPADLPTRLPKI, from the exons ATGGCTTCGTCCACTCTCATCTGTGACACTCAGCCATGGAAGGAGTTAGAG GCCCACGCTGTGGATGTTAAAGAGACTCACTTACGTGATTTATTGAGTGATGAGGAGAGATCCCGGTCAATGGTGGT TGAATTTGATGGAATTCTATTGGATTACTCGAGGCAGTTAGCCACTCTTGAAACAAGGGAAAAACTCTTCAAATTGGCGGAG GTTGCATCCCTCAAGGAAAAGATAAACCGGATGTACAATGGGGAACAT ATAAACAGCACTGAGAATAGATCAGTACTTCATGTAGCTCTTCGTGCTCCAAGAGACTCTGTTATACAGAGTGACGGAAAGAATGTTGTCCCAGATGTTTGGAACGTTCTGGACAAGATCAAGGAGTTCTCTGAACGGATTCGCAGTGGATCTTGG gtTGGAGCTACAGGAAAGGAATTGAAGGATGTTGTTGCTGTTGGTATTGGTGGCAGTTTCTTAGGTCCATTATTTGTGCACACAGCTCTTCAAACAG ATCCTGAAGCTATTGAATCTGCAAGAGGGCGTCAGCTACGGTT TCTGGCAAATGTTGATCCAATTGATGTTGCTAGGAATATCACGGGACTAAATCCTGAAACAACCCTAG tggtGATTGTTTCAAAGACTTTTACAACTGCCGAGACCATGTTGAATGCCCGAACACTAAGGGAATGGATTTCTTCTGCCCTAGG GCCCTCAGCAGTTGCAAAACATATGGTGGCAGTCAGTACCAATCGCACA CTTGTGGAAAAGTTTGGCATTGATCCTAATAATGCTTTTGCATTTTGGGACTGGGTTGGTGGCCGATATAGTG TCTGCAGTGCTGTTGGAGTATTGCCATTATCCCTACAATATGGTTTCTCAGTAATTGAGAA GTTTTTAAATGGGGCTTCCAGCATTGATCAACATATGTATTCAGAACAATTTGAAAGAAATCTACCT GTGCTTTTGGGACTGTTGAGTGTATGGAATGTCTCATTTCTTGGATATCCTGCCCGA GCTATCTTACCATATTCTCAAGCCCTGGAGAAGTTTGCCCCTCACATTCAACAG GTTAGCATGGAAAGTAATGGCAAGGGTGTTTCAATTGATGGTGTGCCACTACCATTTGAGGCTGGTGAAATTGATTTTGGTGAACCAGGAACAAATGGGCAGCACAGTTTTTATCAACTTATACACCAG GGACGTGTTATTCCTTGTGACTTTATTGGGGTTGTGAAAAGTCAGCAACCTGTTTACTTGAGTG GAGAGGTGGTGAGCAACCATGATGAGCTAATGTCAAACTTTTTTGCACAACCAGATGCACTTGCCTACGGGAAG ACATCCGAACAGTTGCAGAAGGAGAATGTTCCTCCACATCTTGTGCCACACAAG ACATTTTCCGGGAATCGACCTTCTCTCAGCCTTCTGCTTCCATCATTGAATGCCTACAACATTGGACAG TTGTTGGCAATCTATGAACATAGAATTGCTGTGGAAGGTTTTATTTGGGGAATCAATTCTTTTGACCAGTGGGGAGTGGAGCTTGGGAAG
- the LOC106774378 gene encoding glucose-6-phosphate isomerase, cytosolic isoform X2, which produces MASSTLICDTQPWKELEAHAVDVKETHLRDLLSDEERSRSMVVEFDGILLDYSRQLATLETREKLFKLAEVASLKEKINRMYNGEHINSTENRSVLHVALRAPRDSVIQSDGKNVVPDVWNVLDKIKEFSERIRSGSWVGATGKELKDVVAVGIGGSFLGPLFVHTALQTDPEAIESARGRQLRFLANVDPIDVARNITGLNPETTLVVIVSKTFTTAETMLNARTLREWISSALGPSAVAKHMVAVSTNRTLVEKFGIDPNNAFAFWDWVGGRYSVCSAVGVLPLSLQYGFSVIEKFLNGASSIDQHMYSEQFERNLPVLLGLLSVWNVSFLGYPARAILPYSQALEKFAPHIQQVSMESNGKGVSIDGVPLPFEAGEIDFGEPGTNGQHSFYQLIHQGRVIPCDFIGVVKSQQPVYLSGEVVSNHDELMSNFFAQPDALAYGKTSEQLQKENVPPHLVPHKTFSGNRPSLSLLLPSLNAYNIGQSLATQVRKQLNASRTLGKPVQGFNFSTTSMLTRYLQASADVPADLPTRLPKI; this is translated from the exons ATGGCTTCGTCCACTCTCATCTGTGACACTCAGCCATGGAAGGAGTTAGAG GCCCACGCTGTGGATGTTAAAGAGACTCACTTACGTGATTTATTGAGTGATGAGGAGAGATCCCGGTCAATGGTGGT TGAATTTGATGGAATTCTATTGGATTACTCGAGGCAGTTAGCCACTCTTGAAACAAGGGAAAAACTCTTCAAATTGGCGGAG GTTGCATCCCTCAAGGAAAAGATAAACCGGATGTACAATGGGGAACAT ATAAACAGCACTGAGAATAGATCAGTACTTCATGTAGCTCTTCGTGCTCCAAGAGACTCTGTTATACAGAGTGACGGAAAGAATGTTGTCCCAGATGTTTGGAACGTTCTGGACAAGATCAAGGAGTTCTCTGAACGGATTCGCAGTGGATCTTGG gtTGGAGCTACAGGAAAGGAATTGAAGGATGTTGTTGCTGTTGGTATTGGTGGCAGTTTCTTAGGTCCATTATTTGTGCACACAGCTCTTCAAACAG ATCCTGAAGCTATTGAATCTGCAAGAGGGCGTCAGCTACGGTT TCTGGCAAATGTTGATCCAATTGATGTTGCTAGGAATATCACGGGACTAAATCCTGAAACAACCCTAG tggtGATTGTTTCAAAGACTTTTACAACTGCCGAGACCATGTTGAATGCCCGAACACTAAGGGAATGGATTTCTTCTGCCCTAGG GCCCTCAGCAGTTGCAAAACATATGGTGGCAGTCAGTACCAATCGCACA CTTGTGGAAAAGTTTGGCATTGATCCTAATAATGCTTTTGCATTTTGGGACTGGGTTGGTGGCCGATATAGTG TCTGCAGTGCTGTTGGAGTATTGCCATTATCCCTACAATATGGTTTCTCAGTAATTGAGAA GTTTTTAAATGGGGCTTCCAGCATTGATCAACATATGTATTCAGAACAATTTGAAAGAAATCTACCT GTGCTTTTGGGACTGTTGAGTGTATGGAATGTCTCATTTCTTGGATATCCTGCCCGA GCTATCTTACCATATTCTCAAGCCCTGGAGAAGTTTGCCCCTCACATTCAACAG GTTAGCATGGAAAGTAATGGCAAGGGTGTTTCAATTGATGGTGTGCCACTACCATTTGAGGCTGGTGAAATTGATTTTGGTGAACCAGGAACAAATGGGCAGCACAGTTTTTATCAACTTATACACCAG GGACGTGTTATTCCTTGTGACTTTATTGGGGTTGTGAAAAGTCAGCAACCTGTTTACTTGAGTG GAGAGGTGGTGAGCAACCATGATGAGCTAATGTCAAACTTTTTTGCACAACCAGATGCACTTGCCTACGGGAAG ACATCCGAACAGTTGCAGAAGGAGAATGTTCCTCCACATCTTGTGCCACACAAG ACATTTTCCGGGAATCGACCTTCTCTCAGCCTTCTGCTTCCATCATTGAATGCCTACAACATTGGACAG